In Natranaerobius trueperi, one genomic interval encodes:
- a CDS encoding N-acetylmuramoyl-L-alanine amidase family protein, producing the protein MIFKKLINYNYSSRNKESIKYIVIHDTGNLSKGADANAHYNYFNTKDRQASAHYFVDDSKVLQVVEDFNASWHCGDGNGKFGITNSNSIGVEICINSDGDYNKALDHTVELVKDLMSNYSIPIERVVRHFDASKKICPKTMSENNWDKWDKFRDSLDLSRALDILVKKDIINSPSYWKENAREGKMVRGEFSASLIKRVAAKI; encoded by the coding sequence ATGATTTTTAAAAAACTTATTAACTACAACTATTCAAGTAGAAACAAAGAAAGTATTAAGTACATTGTAATACATGATACAGGTAATCTAAGTAAAGGAGCTGATGCAAATGCTCATTACAACTATTTTAATACTAAAGATAGACAAGCATCAGCTCACTATTTTGTAGATGACAGTAAAGTTTTACAGGTAGTAGAGGATTTTAATGCTTCATGGCACTGTGGTGATGGTAATGGTAAGTTTGGTATTACAAATAGTAATTCTATTGGTGTTGAGATCTGTATTAACTCTGATGGTGATTACAATAAAGCACTAGATCATACAGTAGAGTTAGTTAAAGATCTAATGTCTAACTACTCTATTCCAATAGAAAGAGTAGTTAGACATTTTGATGCAAGTAAAAAGATATGCCCAAAAACTATGAGTGAAAATAATTGGGACAAGTGGGATAAGTTTAGAGACTCTTTAGATCTTTCTCGTGCTTTAGATATATTAGTTAAAAAAGATATTATAAACTCACCTAGCTACTGGAAAGAAAATGCTAGAGAAGGAAAAATGGTACGAGGTGAGTTTTCAGCTTCTCTAATTAAAAGGGTAGCAGCAAAAATTTAA
- a CDS encoding protein-export chaperone SecB, which translates to MANEVNKEDYKKLIRSVDIKDLELLRLSCENYVPFSKNVTAAIDLEITSINDINLNGKMLEIKPDFKLVVYKVADGKTTDEKLFEIYFTYLLKYSLSEEEDFQQKTLEHFVKKNVPLNVWPFARELVNNITMRMGFPPLVLPAYKNEE; encoded by the coding sequence ATGGCTAACGAAGTTAACAAAGAAGATTACAAAAAATTAATAAGGTCTGTTGATATTAAGGACTTAGAGCTTTTAAGACTTAGTTGTGAAAATTACGTACCTTTTTCAAAAAATGTAACTGCAGCTATTGATCTTGAAATCACAAGTATTAATGACATAAACCTTAATGGAAAGATGTTAGAAATAAAACCAGATTTTAAATTGGTTGTTTACAAAGTAGCAGATGGAAAAACAACCGATGAAAAGTTATTCGAAATCTACTTTACCTATTTACTTAAGTATTCGCTATCAGAGGAAGAGGATTTTCAACAGAAAACCTTGGAACATTTTGTTAAAAAAAATGTTCCTTTGAATGTTTGGCCTTTTGCAAGAGAACTGGTAAACAATATTACAATGAGAATGGGTTTTCCTCCACTTGTTTTACCTGCTTATAAAAATGAAGAATAA
- a CDS encoding N-acetylmuramoyl-L-alanine amidase family protein has protein sequence MIFKKLINHNYSSRNKESIKYIVIHDTGNLSKGADANAHYNYFNTKDRQASAHYFVDDSKVLQVVEDFNASWHCGDGRGKFGITNSNSIGVEICINSDGDYNKALDHTVELVKDLMSNYSIPIERVVRHFDASKKICPKTMSENNWDKWNKFRDSLDLSRALDILVKKEIINSPSYWKENAREGKMVRGEFSASLIKRVAAKI, from the coding sequence ATGATTTTTAAAAAACTTATTAACCACAACTATTCAAGTAGAAACAAAGAAAGTATTAAGTACATTGTAATACATGATACAGGTAATCTAAGTAAAGGAGCTGATGCAAATGCTCATTACAACTATTTTAATACTAAAGATAGACAAGCATCAGCTCACTATTTTGTAGATGATAGTAAAGTTTTACAGGTAGTAGAGGATTTTAATGCTTCATGGCACTGTGGTGATGGAAGAGGTAAGTTTGGTATTACAAATAGTAATTCTATTGGTGTTGAGATCTGTATTAACTCTGATGGTGATTACAATAAAGCACTAGATCATACAGTAGAGTTAGTTAAAGATCTAATGTCTAACTACTCTATTCCAATAGAAAGAGTAGTTAGACATTTTGATGCAAGTAAAAAGATATGCCCAAAAACTATGAGTGAAAATAATTGGGACAAGTGGAATAAGTTTAGAGATTCTTTAGATCTTTCCCGTGCTTTAGATATATTAGTTAAAAAAGAGATTATAAACTCACCTAGCTACTGGAAAGAAAATGCTAGAGAAGGAAAAATGGTACGAGGTGAGTTTTCAGCTTCTCTAATTAAAAGGGTAGCAGCAAAAATTTAA
- a CDS encoding DUF2922 domain-containing protein — MIREYLQMIFRNQDGKNVTISVNDPKEDLTEEDIETVMDEIIDRNIFMSPGGELKSKVAARVISRETDTVVEY, encoded by the coding sequence ATGATAAGAGAATATTTACAGATGATTTTTAGAAACCAGGATGGTAAGAATGTTACTATATCAGTAAACGATCCAAAAGAAGACTTAACTGAAGAAGATATAGAAACAGTAATGGATGAGATCATTGATAGAAATATCTTTATGAGTCCAGGTGGAGAGTTAAAATCTAAAGTAGCTGCAAGAGTTATTTCTAGAGAAACAGATACTGTAGTTGAATATTAA
- a CDS encoding DUF1659 domain-containing protein, protein MVVETFGPSRLQFRLIVGEDEEGKNILRTRSFSRIKPDAEDEDVYEVGELLLGLQKYEALSVHRFDSKELARVDN, encoded by the coding sequence ATGGTAGTTGAAACTTTTGGTCCATCAAGGCTTCAGTTCAGATTAATTGTAGGAGAAGACGAAGAAGGTAAAAACATTCTACGTACAAGAAGCTTTAGTAGAATTAAACCAGATGCAGAAGATGAAGATGTATATGAAGTAGGTGAACTACTTTTAGGGCTACAAAAGTATGAAGCACTTTCTGTTCATAGGTTTGATAGTAAAGAGTTAGCACGGGTAGATAACTAA
- a CDS encoding DUF368 domain-containing protein: MKKQSSNLKLILSGGFIGLSNLIPGISGRTIAVISGIYDDLISALTSRIFSRDNLIFFIYLAIGALLAILIFSQLIEYMMGEYLIQMQFLFAGLIFGSLPSIYARLEYKEFQFHYLLSVFIAFLMPVTLLNLQSNEIFNDNASPLFNILSLFIAGLISSATMVIPGISGGMILMVMGMYNTIISAVSNFDLIVLLLFGFGVLSGVLLFSHLIKYLITQYTELTYLVIIGLLLGSVVNVWPRWSTGMTFFLDIAIFLVGCFMVIAVNRLVDLK; this comes from the coding sequence ATGAAAAAGCAGTCTTCAAACTTAAAACTAATACTGAGTGGTGGCTTCATTGGCCTATCTAACCTAATCCCCGGTATAAGTGGTAGAACAATAGCAGTTATATCTGGCATCTACGACGATCTAATTTCTGCTTTAACTAGTAGAATATTTAGTCGTGATAATTTGATATTTTTTATATATCTTGCAATTGGTGCATTGTTAGCAATATTAATATTTTCTCAATTGATTGAATACATGATGGGTGAGTATCTAATACAAATGCAATTTTTATTTGCTGGATTAATCTTTGGAAGTTTACCTTCCATATACGCTCGACTTGAATATAAAGAATTTCAATTTCATTATCTTTTGTCTGTATTTATAGCCTTTTTAATGCCTGTTACTTTGTTAAATCTTCAATCAAATGAAATCTTTAATGACAATGCTTCTCCGTTATTTAATATATTAAGCTTATTTATAGCAGGACTTATAAGTTCTGCAACCATGGTGATCCCTGGTATAAGTGGTGGCATGATTTTGATGGTTATGGGTATGTACAATACCATTATTTCAGCTGTAAGTAATTTTGATTTAATAGTTTTATTGTTATTTGGATTTGGTGTTTTGTCAGGAGTTTTACTATTTTCTCACCTTATTAAATATTTGATAACTCAATATACTGAGCTCACTTATTTAGTTATCATTGGCTTACTTTTGGGATCGGTAGTAAACGTCTGGCCAAGATGGTCTACAGGTATGACCTTTTTCCTAGATATTGCTATTTTCTTAGTGGGTTGTTTTATGGTGATAGCGGTGAATAGGTTAGTTGATTTGAAGTAA
- a CDS encoding helix-turn-helix transcriptional regulator: MKKLSTKKLAELIRTKRKEKDLTQIKLSKLTGINRVIIGRIEKQDFIPSVTQLEALSEALGFEVTDTFVETERTGSFTAMRSEALSENEKEGVEKLITMMLSLRQQLVLRSKFENE, translated from the coding sequence ATGAAAAAGTTGTCTACTAAGAAACTAGCAGAACTTATACGAACCAAAAGAAAAGAGAAAGATTTAACTCAAATAAAATTAAGTAAGCTCACTGGTATAAACAGAGTAATAATTGGGCGAATAGAAAAACAAGATTTCATTCCGTCTGTCACCCAATTAGAAGCATTATCAGAAGCGTTAGGTTTTGAAGTAACCGACACTTTTGTCGAAACAGAAAGAACAGGTTCTTTCACTGCTATGCGAAGCGAAGCTTTAAGTGAAAATGAAAAAGAAGGTGTTGAAAAACTTATTACCATGATGCTATCTCTTCGACAACAATTAGTACTAAGGAGTAAGTTTGAAAATGAATAA
- a CDS encoding ImmA/IrrE family metallo-endopeptidase produces the protein MNNLLKLDEVQMKKIKDLASKLRLELGFTNETPIANNIFTVLEKLNISLLEYPIEPVGEKPAFSAVLIYSKLEEGEDIAFIGLNTADYYDKQIFAIAHELYHFKTKTRSHLSRPSEDQKDTVEIKANRFAAEFLLPEDKLKGLIINEFKTYNLTRIQNKALLRFIARLQCDWWLPYRSIVKRLLEIDSISEKQYQSLYSIDERHDDSSYGRIAKATKEEVFEKLNTITRNIGTSPSNIEIIIRNFEENRITEEEFNNLLRMFNKQPEDFNYKVEVDEKDIAELNSFFNEDNNNEN, from the coding sequence ATGAATAATTTATTAAAACTCGATGAAGTTCAAATGAAAAAAATCAAAGACCTTGCCAGTAAATTAAGGTTAGAATTAGGGTTTACAAATGAAACACCAATTGCCAATAACATTTTTACAGTCCTTGAGAAATTGAATATTTCTCTTTTAGAATATCCTATCGAACCAGTTGGAGAAAAACCGGCTTTTTCTGCTGTGCTTATTTACTCTAAGTTAGAAGAAGGAGAGGACATTGCTTTCATCGGTCTGAATACAGCCGATTATTATGACAAACAAATTTTTGCAATAGCCCATGAACTGTATCATTTTAAAACAAAAACTAGATCACACCTTAGCCGTCCGTCTGAAGATCAAAAAGATACCGTTGAGATAAAAGCCAACCGCTTTGCTGCAGAATTTTTATTACCCGAAGACAAATTAAAGGGACTTATTATCAATGAATTTAAAACTTACAACCTTACCAGAATACAAAATAAAGCTTTGCTTCGATTCATTGCCAGATTGCAATGTGATTGGTGGCTACCATATCGGTCCATTGTCAAAAGATTACTAGAAATAGACTCTATTTCAGAAAAACAGTATCAAAGTTTATATAGTATTGATGAACGTCATGATGACAGCAGTTACGGGCGCATAGCTAAAGCTACCAAAGAAGAAGTATTTGAAAAATTAAACACCATCACTCGTAACATCGGTACCTCACCTTCTAATATTGAAATTATCATTAGAAACTTTGAAGAAAATAGAATTACAGAAGAAGAGTTTAATAATTTATTGAGAATGTTTAATAAACAACCTGAAGACTTTAATTATAAGGTAGAAGTTGATGAAAAAGACATTGCTGAATTAAATAGTTTCTTTAATGAGGATAATAACAATGAAAATTGA
- a CDS encoding DUF2922 domain-containing protein has protein sequence MSINDPIEGLTETEVSQVMDEILAKGIFVGN, from the coding sequence ATATCAATAAATGACCCTATAGAAGGTCTAACAGAAACCGAAGTATCACAAGTAATGGACGAAATACTAGCAAAAGGCATCTTCGTTGGGAACTAG
- a CDS encoding DUF1659 domain-containing protein, whose product MFGPTRLQFRLITGQDENGNAILRTKSFSRIDEDIYQTAELMLGLQKYDALSIHRFDGKELAIVKTSPYQ is encoded by the coding sequence TTGTTCGGACCAACAAGACTACAGTTTAGACTAATCACAGGTCAAGATGAAAACGGAAACGCTATTCTTCGCACTAAAAGTTTCAGCCGCATCGATGAAGACATCTATCAAACCGCTGAACTAATGTTAGGACTTCAAAAATACGATGCACTTTCCATTCACAGATTTGACGGCAAAGAACTAGCAATCGTAAAAACTTCACCATATCAATAA